The nucleotide sequence CCAGAGGAGGTGACGGACGCGATCGTTCATCATCGTCCGGCCTCCCCGGGTACTGCCTTACTGAACCGCCTTGCGAGCTTTGAAGTCGGCCACTTCTTTGGCGCGCTCTTCGTCGTTCAGCGGGATCAGGCCAGCTGCTTCCAGCGGGCTGCCGAAACCGGATACCTGATCGTTCAGGAAGTATTCAACATACTGGTCGATGCCCGGAACAACACCGAGGTGCTCGCCTTTCACGTAGAAGAACAGCGGGCGGGACACCGGGTATTCGCCAGAGCCGATGGTTTCCAGGCTCGGGGTCACACCGTTGATGGTGGCCACTTTCAGGCGGTCACGGTTCTGGTCGTAAAAGCTCAGACCGAATACACCCACCGCGTCAGCCTGGGCTTGCAGGCGTGCCAGGGTTTCGGTGTAGTCACCGGCGATCTCGATGATACGGCCATCCTGACGCAGGCTCAGACAGGCGCTCTTCTGAGCATCTTTGTCCATCGCCTTGATTTCAGCGAATTCGGCGCAACCGTCGAGAATCACTTTTTCCTCGAACACTTCACGGGTGCCGTGGTTGGACGCCGGGATCACCAGAATGATTTCCTGGTTCGGCAGGCTGTCGTCGATCTGCGACCAGCGGGTGTACGGGTTGGCAACCATTTTGCCGCCTTGCGGCACCTGGGCGGCGGCAGCCGTGAAGACGTGCTTCGGCTCCAGGGCGAACGTGCCCTTGTCGGCGCGCGAGGCAAACACGATGCCGTCGTAGCCGAACTGGATTTCCAGAATCTGTTTCACACCAGCACCGGCGCAGCTTTCCACTTCGCTGGACTTGATCGCGCGGGAAGCGTTGGCGATGTCGATGGTGTTGGCGCCCACGCCCTGACAGAACTGACGCAGACCGCCGCTGGAGCCGCCCGAACCCACTACCGGGGTGTTGAACTGGCCGAAGGCGTTACCGAACTCTTCTGCCACGATGCTGGCGAACGGCAGCACCGTGGACGAACCGGCGATCTGGATGGTGTCACGGGCCATTGCCGGTGCGGCAACGGTGGTCATGGCAGCGGCGGCGAACGCCAGGCCAAGAGTTTGCTTGAAGCGCATTGTCATATCCTCGTCTGCATCTGCGAATTTGCGGCATCATCGTTGATGCCCGCCTGGCCCAGGCCTTCAGACTCCGGTTCCCCCGACAGCCCCTGGGACCAAGGGTCACTGGATTCTGGGCAGCAACTGTTGCAGTGGTGTGACACTTGGACCTGTTCACACACAATCCATCGGTCCTGGCGCAGACATCGGCCACACTCTGCTTCGAGCCATGGGCAGTCTAGGTCAGTTTTGTGACAACAAAATGACATCTTTCCGACAGCCATCCTGGCTGCCGGAATGGGCGCACCGCGCAAATCCGCCCATTTCCCGGCCCACGACGACATTTATGTACCATCAGCGGATTGTATGAGGCCCCGCCTTCAGTACACTTGCGCTTCAGGACCTACCACCTATGACAAAACGGATCAGATCATGACCGACGACCGCGACGACGAGCCGCAACCGGGCGGAGAACTCGCCATCCAGACCATCGCCATGCCTCAGGACGCCAACTGGAACGGGGACATCTTTGGCGGCTGGCTGGTCTCCCAGATGGACCTGGCCGGCGCCGTCTGCGCCCGCAAGACCGCCCGCGGGCGGGTCGCCACCGTGGCCATCGATTCCATGTCCTTCCTGCGCCCGGTGCCGGTAGGTGCCGTGGTGAGCTGCTATACCGAACTGCTGGACGTGGGCCGCAGCTCGATGAACATCCGCGTGGAAGTGTGGATCCGCAGCATGGGCGAGGTGGCCAAGGTCACCGAGGGCCTGTTCACCTTTGTCGCCATCGACCAGACCGGCCGTACCCGGGCCGTGCACCAGGACTGAGACGCGCATATCTCGCCGCATGCATCCCCGCTATACTGGCAGCCACGCTGTCTGTCAGGGATGCGGAACGATGCGTCAGTGGTGGTTTTGCGGTGATCTGATCCTGGCCGGCCTGATGCTGGCCAGCCTGATCGGGAAGCCCGCCAGGGCTGTGGAGGTCATCCAGTACCCGGCGCCGGTGAGCGAGCGCGATTCGCGCGATCTGTACATCATCGAATTGTTGCGCCTGGCACTGGACAAGACCGTCGACAGCCATGGCCCCTACCGGCTGGAACCCGCCAGTGAAGCCCTGACCCAGAGCCGCGCGCTGGCGGAACTCTCCACCGGCCGCGAGCTGGACGTGGTCTGGAGCATGACCTCCATCGAGCGCGAACAGCTCGCACGCCCCATCCGCATTCCGCTGCTCAAGGGCCTGCTCGGCTACCGCCTGCTGATCATCCGCGAGGAAGACATTCCCTGGTTTGCCGGCGTCCAGAACCTGGACCAGTTGCGTGAAGTGCGCGCCGGCCAGGGCCACGACTGGCCGGACGTGGACATCCTCAACGCCAACGGCTTGTCGGTGGTCCGCGCCAGCAGCTACGACAGCCTGTTCCTGATGCTCGATCAGGGCCGCTTCGACTACCTCCCCCGCGGGCTCACCGAAGCCTGGGCGGAACTGGACCAGCGCCCGGAGATGGCCATCACCGTTGCCCCCGGCCTGCTGCTGTATTACCCCACCGCCGCCTATTTCTTCGTCGCCCCGGATAACGCACCACTGGCCGAACGCCTGACACAGGGGCTGGAGAGGGCCATCGCCGACGGCAGCTTCGACCGGCTGTTCTTCAATCACCCGCAACATAAGGAAGCACTGGCCCGCACGCGCGCCAGCGTGCGCCGCGTACTGACACTGGATAACCCGGTACTGCCGGCGGAAACACCACTGGACCGGCCGGCATTGTGGTACCGGCCCGACCTGCTGCCACGCGAGCCCTGACATCACAGCGCCACGCATCGCTGGATACTCACAGGCACAGGCCCTAGACTTCGTTTCTTTCAATGCCAACAAGGTCCTGAAGTCGCCCCTGATGTTTGATCCCACCGCGCCCGATTCAGTGGGGCTGGTCAAGCCCGCCCTGATGCATTTCGACGAGCCACTTGAGCTCGAATGTCGCCGCGTGCTTCCCAGCTACGACCTGATGTACGAAACCTACGGCACCCTGAACGCCGCGCACTCCAATGCCGTGCTGATCTGCCATGCACTGTCGGGGCACCATCATGCCGCCGGCTACCACAGCCCGGAGGACAAGCGTCCCGGCTGGTGGGACAACTGCATCGGGCCAGGCAAGCCGATCGACACCAACCGGTTTTTTGTGGTGGCGCTGAACAACCTTGGCGGCTGCCACGGCTCCACCGGGCCCGGCACCGTCAACCCGGAAACCGGCCAGCCCTGGGGGCCGGATTTCCCGATGGTGACGGTAAAGGACTGGGTCACCAGCCAGGCACGCCTGGCGGACCGGCTCGGCATCCAGCGCTGGGCGGCAGTGATCGGTGGCAGCCTCGGCGGCATGCAGGCCCTGCAGTGGGCCATCGACTACCCCGACCGCATTGGCCATGCCGCCGTCATCGCCTCGGCACCGAAACTGTCCGCGCAGAACATCGCCTTCAACGAAGTGGCCCGGCAATCGATCCTGACCGACCCGAATTTCCATGGCGGCCGCTATTACCTGCACGACACCTATCCGCGCCAGGGCCTGATCCTCGCGCGCATGGTCGGGCACATCACCTATCTCAGCGACGACGCCATGCGCGCCAAGTTCGGCCGTGACCTGCAAAGCGGGCGGTTTCATTTCGGTTTTGATGTGGAATTCCAGGTGGAGAGCTACCTGCGTCACCAGGGCGAGACGTTTTCGCGCAATTTCGACGCCAACACTTATCTGCTGATGACCAAGGCACTGGATTATTTCGATCCGGCGCGCAACTTTGACAACTCCCTGGAAACCGCCCTGTCGCATGCCACCTGCCAGTTCCTGGTGATT is from Isoalcanivorax pacificus W11-5 and encodes:
- a CDS encoding acyl-CoA thioesterase translates to MTDDRDDEPQPGGELAIQTIAMPQDANWNGDIFGGWLVSQMDLAGAVCARKTARGRVATVAIDSMSFLRPVPVGAVVSCYTELLDVGRSSMNIRVEVWIRSMGEVAKVTEGLFTFVAIDQTGRTRAVHQD
- a CDS encoding substrate-binding periplasmic protein — protein: MRQWWFCGDLILAGLMLASLIGKPARAVEVIQYPAPVSERDSRDLYIIELLRLALDKTVDSHGPYRLEPASEALTQSRALAELSTGRELDVVWSMTSIEREQLARPIRIPLLKGLLGYRLLIIREEDIPWFAGVQNLDQLREVRAGQGHDWPDVDILNANGLSVVRASSYDSLFLMLDQGRFDYLPRGLTEAWAELDQRPEMAITVAPGLLLYYPTAAYFFVAPDNAPLAERLTQGLERAIADGSFDRLFFNHPQHKEALARTRASVRRVLTLDNPVLPAETPLDRPALWYRPDLLPREP
- a CDS encoding substrate-binding domain-containing protein, producing MRFKQTLGLAFAAAAMTTVAAPAMARDTIQIAGSSTVLPFASIVAEEFGNAFGQFNTPVVGSGGSSGGLRQFCQGVGANTIDIANASRAIKSSEVESCAGAGVKQILEIQFGYDGIVFASRADKGTFALEPKHVFTAAAAQVPQGGKMVANPYTRWSQIDDSLPNQEIILVIPASNHGTREVFEEKVILDGCAEFAEIKAMDKDAQKSACLSLRQDGRIIEIAGDYTETLARLQAQADAVGVFGLSFYDQNRDRLKVATINGVTPSLETIGSGEYPVSRPLFFYVKGEHLGVVPGIDQYVEYFLNDQVSGFGSPLEAAGLIPLNDEERAKEVADFKARKAVQ
- the metX gene encoding homoserine O-succinyltransferase MetX, which gives rise to MFDPTAPDSVGLVKPALMHFDEPLELECRRVLPSYDLMYETYGTLNAAHSNAVLICHALSGHHHAAGYHSPEDKRPGWWDNCIGPGKPIDTNRFFVVALNNLGGCHGSTGPGTVNPETGQPWGPDFPMVTVKDWVTSQARLADRLGIQRWAAVIGGSLGGMQALQWAIDYPDRIGHAAVIASAPKLSAQNIAFNEVARQSILTDPNFHGGRYYLHDTYPRQGLILARMVGHITYLSDDAMRAKFGRDLQSGRFHFGFDVEFQVESYLRHQGETFSRNFDANTYLLMTKALDYFDPARNFDNSLETALSHATCQFLVISFTSDWRFSPERSEEIVNALVAVDRDVSYAEVDTDKGHDAFLLDIPEYTRLFGAYMRRVADELENA